From one Mya arenaria isolate MELC-2E11 chromosome 4, ASM2691426v1 genomic stretch:
- the LOC128232726 gene encoding lysosomal acid glucosylceramidase-like: protein MELWALVGHLSLAIVVIVMVHMPEVKVKADQTPCVAKQFDQDSVVCVCNSTYCDWQGIEGGGLLWTYYNTFLTTRAGQRLNRDLGSFDEYVPNKYVFHIGNETKQTIIGFGGAFTDAATITMDTLSADARMNLLKSYWDQQGIEYTVGRIPMASCDFSTRIYSYDDNEGDLSLEKFSLAEEDLNHKIPAILDALKVTKRNLTFFGSPWSTPYWMKTNGNMTGKGTIKGSPGGEYFKAWANYFVKFIQAYKDKGVNIWGLTAQNQPSDGMIDNFAYQCLGWTPELQRDFISNDLGPALETNGLGGVKLMILDDQRVFLPDWAQIVLTDPFVKKYVSGIAVHWYNDSTVSTTVLDRTYEQFGDDFFILNTEACERDLLNKNKPVLLGNWSRAEQYYTDIIQDLNHGVSGWVDWNMALDISGGPNWANNRADSPIIVNAESDEFYKQPMFYAMGHFSKFIRPGSKVLSHSDNLPSNSDLQAIFFEREDDSIAANFINTNETEAYNITIMDYMVPGILNQNIPPKSFITFIWYRR, encoded by the exons atggagttatgggccttggtTGGTCACTTGTCGTTGGCTATAGTGGTCATAGTGATGGTCCATATGCCGGAGGTCAAAGTTAAAGCTGACCAGACGCCTTGTGTAGCCAAGCAGTTTGACCAG GACAGTGTCGTGTGTGTTTGCAACTCCACATATTGTGACTGGCAGGGTATAGAGGGGGGTGGTCTCCTTTGGACGTACTACAACACCTTCTTGACAACCCGGGCAGGGCAGAGACTCAATCGGGACCTTGGGAGTTTTGACGAGTACGTGCCCAATAAATATGTCTTCCATATCGGCAATGAGACTAAACAGACCATTATTGGCTTTGGCGGTGCCTTCACTGATGCTGCAACGATCACAATGGATACTTTGTCAGCTGATGCAAGAATGAATTTGCTAAAATCGTATTGGGATCAGCAAGGTATTGAATACACAGTTGGCAGGATTCCTATGGCAAGTTGTGATTTTTCTACAAGGATTTACTCATATGATGATAATGAAGGTGACCTTAGTCTTGAAAAGTTCAGTCTAGCAGAGGAGGACCTTAATCATAAAATTCCTGCAATTTTGGACGCCCTGAAAGTGACCAAAAGAAACCTGACCTTCTTTGGAAGTCCCTGGAGTACTCCATACTGGATGAAAACGAATGGTAACATGACAGGAAAGGGAACCATAAAGGGCTCCCCTGGTGGAGAATACTTTAAAGCCTGGGCTAACTATTTTGTGAAGTTCATACAAGCTTATAAAGACAAAGGTGTGAATATATGGGGCCTCACTGCACAGAATCAGCCGTCAGATGGGATGATAGATAATTTTGCATACCAATGTCTTGGTTGGACCCCAGAACTGCAAAGAGACtttatttctaatgatttgGGGCCAGCCCTTGAGACGAATGGTTTGGGTGGCGTGAAACTGATGATACTTGATGATCAGAGAGTGTTCTTGCCTGACTGGGCTCAAATTGTCCTCACTGATCCTTTCGTTAAGAAATATGTGTCCGGCATTGCTGTGCATTGGTACAATGACTCAACTGTCTCAACTACTGTCCTAGACAGGACCTATGAACAATTTGGAGATGATTTTTTCATACTTAACACTGAGGCCTGCGAACGGGACttattaaataagaataagCCAGTTTTGCTTGGTAACTGGTCTCGAGCGGAGCAGTATTACACAGACATTATACAAGACCTGAATCATGGCGTCTCTGGCTGGGTGGACTGGAACATGGCCTTGGATATAAGCGGAGGCCCAAACTGGGCGAACAACAGAGCAGACAGCCCTATTATTGTTAACGCAGAGAGCGACGAGTTCTATAAACAACCCATGTTCTATGCTATGGGCCACTTTAGTAAATTCATAAGACCCGGCTCGAAGGTTTTGTCTCATAGTGATAACTTGCCTAGTAATTCTGATCTTCAGGCCATCTTCTTTGAAAGAGAGGATGATTCAATTGCTGCCAACTTTATTAACACCAATGAGACTGAAGCTTACAATATTACTATTATGGACTACATGGTTCCTGGGATTCTGAATCAAAACATTCCCCCAAAGAGTTTCATTACCTTCATTTGGTACAGGAGATAG